The proteins below come from a single Gimesia alba genomic window:
- a CDS encoding carbon storage regulator — protein MLVLTRKKNESIRIADDIVLTVVRVHGGKVKLGIECPRKVPIRRSEVPPAPVSEPELCLVEQFGE, from the coding sequence ATGCTCGTTTTAACTCGAAAAAAAAATGAATCGATTCGGATTGCCGACGATATCGTTTTGACTGTCGTCAGGGTTCATGGCGGAAAAGTCAAGCTGGGCATTGAATGCCCGCGCAAAGTACCGATCCGACGAAGTGAGGTTCCACCAGCGCCTGTAAGTGAACCTGAGCTGTGTCTGGTCGAGCAGTTTGGGGAGTAG
- a CDS encoding PAS domain S-box protein, with translation MSNPQGLPVLLVEPDSESRSQLIQILLRDGYRIDIAETQEQMLDRNNWSDYFLIILEHDLPDGRIDELLPQLKQLAPHAELLVVTSQHRIENMIIAFRNGIADYFVKPIDPDLFRASLKRILQNKTVSSELRQTQAQLKAIVDTAIEAVITINRKGIVQSFNPAAEKMFGYQAEEIIDQNVSILTSPPTRTHHDEYIARYLETGESEIVGARRELKACRRDGTTFPIELSVTDIPQFGIFAGIIADISERKQAEQQQNELSRAIAVAGQQERRNLANILHDHLQQVLVGVRIHLDIAKNDTTDETIKQTLVRADELLNQGLEITRSLTAELNPVVLHEEGLATAVEWLAQNMKERYKLNVTLDLDQRANPKSETSKIVLYECIRELLFNVVKHSQTDEAHVSLKHLPNQDIEVTVSDQGIGFDTEQLDHQLSDASGIGLSNVEFRLSLIKGKFWLESQEGAGTTAHIIAYLNSDKVSDPNTGV, from the coding sequence ATGTCTAATCCGCAAGGCTTACCAGTTCTGCTGGTAGAACCAGATTCCGAATCACGGTCTCAGCTGATCCAGATCTTGTTGAGAGACGGCTATCGCATTGATATTGCAGAAACACAGGAACAAATGCTGGACCGAAATAATTGGTCTGACTATTTCCTGATCATTCTCGAGCACGATCTCCCTGATGGTAGAATTGACGAACTTCTCCCCCAGCTGAAACAGCTGGCCCCGCATGCCGAGTTACTGGTGGTCACATCTCAACACAGAATTGAAAACATGATCATCGCTTTTCGAAACGGTATTGCCGACTATTTTGTCAAACCAATTGACCCCGATCTCTTTCGTGCTTCCTTGAAACGAATCCTGCAAAACAAGACCGTCTCCAGCGAATTACGCCAGACGCAGGCACAACTCAAAGCCATTGTGGATACTGCCATTGAAGCGGTGATTACGATCAACCGCAAAGGCATCGTACAATCATTTAACCCGGCTGCTGAGAAAATGTTTGGTTATCAAGCCGAGGAAATCATCGATCAGAATGTCAGCATCCTGACTTCTCCCCCCACGCGAACACATCACGACGAATACATCGCCCGTTACCTGGAAACCGGGGAATCAGAAATCGTGGGAGCCAGACGGGAACTGAAAGCCTGCCGCCGCGATGGAACAACATTCCCGATTGAACTTTCGGTAACCGACATTCCTCAATTTGGCATCTTTGCCGGAATCATTGCTGATATCAGCGAACGCAAGCAGGCAGAGCAACAACAGAATGAATTGTCCCGCGCTATCGCCGTCGCCGGGCAGCAGGAACGCCGCAATCTTGCCAATATTCTGCACGATCATCTGCAACAGGTCCTGGTCGGAGTTCGCATCCACCTTGATATTGCCAAAAATGACACGACGGATGAAACGATTAAGCAGACACTGGTACGCGCCGATGAGCTATTGAATCAAGGGCTCGAAATCACTCGTTCTTTAACCGCAGAGCTGAATCCGGTTGTGTTACACGAAGAGGGGCTGGCGACCGCGGTGGAGTGGTTAGCTCAGAACATGAAAGAACGCTATAAGCTCAACGTGACTCTCGATCTCGATCAACGTGCCAACCCGAAAAGTGAAACCTCAAAAATTGTGTTATATGAATGCATCCGCGAGCTGCTGTTTAATGTCGTTAAGCATTCACAAACAGACGAAGCACATGTCAGTTTGAAACACTTGCCGAACCAGGATATTGAAGTGACTGTCTCAGATCAGGGAATTGGCTTTGACACAGAGCAACTTGATCACCAGCTTTCGGATGCCAGTGGAATTGGTCTGAGTAATGTCGAGTTCCGCCTGTCGCTTATTAAAGGAAAGTTCTGGCTGGAGTCTCAAGAGGGAGCAGGCACCACCGCACACATCATTGCCTACCTGAATTCCGATAAAGTCAGTGATCCCAATACAGGCGTCTGA
- a CDS encoding Hsp20/alpha crystallin family protein codes for MTLKPAIRGTVARSDRGLPGLSSFWGRAPLGTLRDEMDNLLSTFSGDGGIAVGFNAMLDMSETDDAIEVKLDVPGIQPEEIEVEVIGNSLLITGERKEEKEEKGKTFHRIERTSGRFSRSVKLPCEVQSEHIEAECADGVLTVKLPKSDFRKPHKVTVKTKS; via the coding sequence ATGACACTCAAACCAGCGATTCGAGGAACTGTGGCACGATCCGATCGAGGCTTACCAGGGCTCAGTTCATTTTGGGGCAGGGCTCCTTTGGGAACGCTTCGAGATGAAATGGACAATCTGTTGAGCACGTTCTCCGGTGATGGAGGGATCGCGGTCGGTTTCAATGCCATGCTGGACATGTCGGAAACGGATGACGCAATCGAAGTGAAACTGGATGTACCAGGAATTCAACCCGAAGAGATTGAAGTGGAAGTGATTGGGAATTCGTTGCTGATCACGGGAGAGCGAAAAGAAGAGAAAGAGGAAAAAGGGAAAACCTTTCATCGAATTGAACGGACGAGCGGCCGCTTTTCCCGGTCTGTCAAATTGCCTTGTGAAGTGCAGAGTGAACACATTGAAGCAGAGTGTGCGGATGGTGTGTTGACCGTAAAACTTCCCAAGTCTGATTTCAGAAAGCCACATAAAGTCACTGTAAAAACGAAATCCTGA